In Halapricum desulfuricans, a single window of DNA contains:
- a CDS encoding GAF domain-containing sensor histidine kinase produces MKSYIGTPLRLGDRPVGTLCFVDERARDDPFDEAAVAFADWLASTLASELRLQERELALESYDRLVSIFARILRHNLRNDLTVVRGHVERLIEELDRPHDPLQLESTLKRLIALTEKSRELRRIAEEDSTLVEQSVRAVVEESRTAVESEYPEATISTRIPEECHLLAFPTLKTAIQELLENAAKHGGEAPTCTVTVETAAEAVTIEVADDGPGLPEHERLALRGESGTHLSHSTGVGLWIVWWIVDSHDGTVQTSVTASGTRIALTIPRPPMNRQLVGTGQSQ; encoded by the coding sequence ATGAAAAGCTACATCGGGACTCCGTTGCGACTCGGCGACCGGCCGGTCGGGACGCTCTGTTTCGTCGACGAGAGGGCCCGCGACGATCCGTTCGACGAGGCCGCTGTGGCGTTTGCCGACTGGCTCGCCTCGACGCTGGCGTCGGAACTCCGGTTGCAGGAGCGGGAACTCGCGCTCGAGAGCTACGACCGTCTCGTCTCGATTTTCGCCCGCATCCTGCGACACAACCTCCGGAACGATCTGACGGTCGTTCGCGGTCACGTCGAGCGTCTCATCGAGGAACTGGACCGGCCGCACGATCCGCTGCAACTCGAGTCGACGCTCAAGCGGCTCATCGCGCTGACCGAGAAATCCCGGGAGTTGCGCCGGATCGCGGAAGAGGACTCCACGCTCGTCGAACAGTCCGTGCGAGCCGTCGTCGAGGAGAGTCGCACGGCCGTCGAATCGGAGTACCCCGAGGCGACGATCTCGACGCGGATCCCGGAGGAGTGTCACCTGCTCGCGTTTCCGACGCTGAAGACCGCGATACAGGAGTTGCTGGAGAACGCGGCGAAACACGGGGGAGAAGCGCCGACGTGTACGGTCACGGTCGAGACAGCGGCCGAAGCCGTGACGATCGAGGTCGCCGACGACGGGCCGGGACTTCCGGAGCACGAGCGACTGGCCCTGCGAGGCGAATCGGGCACCCATCTCTCTCACAGCACCGGCGTCGGGCTGTGGATCGTCTGGTGGATCGTCGACTCACACGACGGAACGGTACAGACGTCGGTCACGGCGTCGGGAACGCGTATCGCGCTGACGATCCCCCGCCCACCGATGAACCGACAGCTCGTCGGGACGGGACAGTCACAGTAG